The Deinococcus metalli genome contains the following window.
GAACCCGAGCGGGGCGCGCCGACGTGGGCTGCCCCTCTGAAGGGAGGACACCCCGGGCCGACCTTCCTACAGCGGCGGGTGGCATCGTGGACGGTCGGGATCACTCCGGAATTGTCGGCGCGCGCGGCGGGCAAGACGGCGTGCCCGGCCACCGTCCGCGCTCAGGTCTCCTCGCGCAGCGCCCGCACGATCCAGAAGCCCACCACGTCCAGCACCGCCAGAAACAGCAGCGACCCCACCCCCGCCAGCCAGTCGCCCCGGCCGACCTGCATGACCATGCTGAAGATCCCGCCCAGGTTCACGCTCGCCAGGATCACGATCAGCAGGCCCATCAGCATGCCCGGCCGCTCCCCGGCACTGCGCGCGTGTGCTCCATGCGCCCAGTGTAAACGGTGCGGCGGGCCGCTCCCGGCGCGTTAAGGCCGGGCTGATCATGGCCCGGTCACGCCCGCTGCGGACACTGGACACAGGACGCGGCTCCGTTCCGGGGGGGCCTGGGAGTGGCCGCGCCGGAAGGAGGGACGTTATCGGTCATCCGCCGAACTCCATGAGACCCGGGCCTGTCACGGGCCAGCCGCCGCGCGCGGCCTCCGCCGTGACCGGCCGCGCCTGACGCACGGGCGCGCCCAGCGCCTCCACATCAACCCGCAGGTCCACGTGGCCCGGCCCGCGCCCGGCCCCGTGCCCCTGTGCATGTCCGCAAGGAGCGCAGCATGACGAACTCCAGGCGCAGGAACAACGCCGACCAGCCGGGCGAGACGCGCGGCGAATTCCGCTCCGGCCCGCTGGCCGGCACCGCCATCGTGACCGGGCCGAAGGTGCCGCAGCGCGGCCTGCCGTGGGCCGAGGTCGACGGTCAGGCCATCTTCGAGGGCGACATCGTGCTCGGCAGCGCCGCCGATCTCGCCGCCGCGCAGGGCGACATGGAGGAGGGCCGGGCCGCGTCGGTCGGCATCACCGGTCAGAGCTTCCGCTGGCCCAGCGGGCGCATTCCCTACGAGATCGACCCGGGCATGCCCAACCAGCAGCGCGTGACCGACGCCATCGCCCACTGGCACGCGCACACCTCGATCCGCTTCGTGCCAAAGGGCGCCGCCGACACGAACTACGTGCGTTTTGTCGGCGGCAGCGGATGCTCGTCGATGGTCGGCATGCGCGGCGGGCGGCAGGACATCACGCTCGGCAACGGCTGCTCGGCCGGGAACGCCATCCACGAGATCGGACACACCGTGGGCCTGTGGCACGAGCAGAGTCGCGAGGACCGCGACAGCTTCATCACCATCAACTGGGCGAACATCGACCCCAGCACCCAGCACAACTTCACGCAGCACATCCAGGACGGCGACGATCTGGGCGCGTACGACTACGGCTCGATCATGCACTACCCGCCGGACGCGTTCTCGATCAACGGGCAGCCCACCATCGTGCCGCGTCAGGCGCTGCCGGCCGGCGTGGTGATGGGCCAGCGCACCGGGCTGTCGGCGGGTGACATCGCGGGCGTGCGGGCCATGTACCCCAGCACCAAGCCCATCAAGGACACCGTCAAGGACGGGCCGAAGGACCCGATCAAGGACCTGCGCAAGGACGGCATCAAGGACGGCCGCAAAGATCCCATCAAGGACATCCGCAAGGAGCCGCTCAAGGAAGGGATCAAGGACATCCGCAAAGACCCGATCAAGGACCTGCGAAAGGACGGAGTCAAGGACCCGATCCGCGACACCATCAAGGAAATCCGCAAGGACCCCATCCGGGACACCATCAAGGAGATCCGAAAGGATCCGATCAAAGACTTCCGCAAGGAACCGGTCAAGGATCCGATCCTCGATCCGGTGAAGGGCCCGGCCGCCGATCCCATCGGGCCGCCCGTGGGGCCGATCGGGCCGGTGGTGAACCCCGTGCTGCCCGGCCAGGATGCCGGCCTGGGCATGACGCCCTTCGTGCTCGCCACGCCCAGCCGGGTGCCGGACTACGGGCAGCTGGGGATGGACGCCGGCATGGGCGGCTACGACCAGCAGCTCAGCGACTACGACATGGCCGTGCAGCAGCTCCAGGACCTCGAGCAGATGCTGGCCGAGGCCGAGGCGCACTACGCGCAGGTGCTCGAGGCGTACGAGGCGGCCATGCAGACCGTGCAGGCCCTCGGGCAGGGCTGAGCGCATGATCCTGGTCGTGTCCTACCCCGGCGAGGAACACACCGACGACGTGGTCTCGCGCCTGGAACGCGCCGGTCGGGAGGTCGTGCGGATCGACCTCGCGGACTTCCCGGCGGCGTCGGGCCTGAGCTGCACGTGGGAGCCCGGCGCGCCCGACGCGTACCGTGTCCACACCCCGCAGGGCGAGGTGGACCTCGCGCGTGCCCGCGCCGGGTGGTGGCGCCGCGTGCGGGCGCACACCCTCGACCCGCTGGTGCGCGACCCGGACGCCGTGGCCTTCGCGCTCTCGGAGACGAACGAGGCGGTCAGCGGCATGCTCGACGCGCTCGGCTGCCCGTGGATGAACCCCCGCGAGGCCGACGCCGCCGCGCACCACAAGCCGCTGCAATGGGCGGTGGCCCGGCAGGTGGGCCTGACCCTGCCGCGCACCCTGGTCACCACCCGCCCCGACGACGCCCGCGCGTTCATCGCGGAACTCGGGGTGGGCAAGGTGGTGTTCAAGGCCTTCATCGCCATCCTGGAGGCGTGGCGCGAGACGCGGCTGGTCGAGGCGCAGGACCTGGAGCAGCTCGACTCGGTGCGCTTCGCGCCGGTCATCTTCCAGGAGTACGTGCCGGGCGTGGACCTGCGGATCATCGCCGTGGGCGGCAAGCTGTACACCGCCGAGCTGGACGCGCAGGACACCTCGTACCCGGTGGACATGCGCATGGTGATCGGTGAGGCGAAGGTGCGGCCCGCCGAATTGCCGCGCGCCCTGGAGGACCGCCTGCTGGCCCTGCAACGCCGCCTGGGGCTGGTCTACGGCGCGATCGACATGCGCCGCACGCCGGACGGCGAGTACGTGTTCTTCGAGGTGAATCC
Protein-coding sequences here:
- a CDS encoding M12 family metallopeptidase, whose product is MTNSRRRNNADQPGETRGEFRSGPLAGTAIVTGPKVPQRGLPWAEVDGQAIFEGDIVLGSAADLAAAQGDMEEGRAASVGITGQSFRWPSGRIPYEIDPGMPNQQRVTDAIAHWHAHTSIRFVPKGAADTNYVRFVGGSGCSSMVGMRGGRQDITLGNGCSAGNAIHEIGHTVGLWHEQSREDRDSFITINWANIDPSTQHNFTQHIQDGDDLGAYDYGSIMHYPPDAFSINGQPTIVPRQALPAGVVMGQRTGLSAGDIAGVRAMYPSTKPIKDTVKDGPKDPIKDLRKDGIKDGRKDPIKDIRKEPLKEGIKDIRKDPIKDLRKDGVKDPIRDTIKEIRKDPIRDTIKEIRKDPIKDFRKEPVKDPILDPVKGPAADPIGPPVGPIGPVVNPVLPGQDAGLGMTPFVLATPSRVPDYGQLGMDAGMGGYDQQLSDYDMAVQQLQDLEQMLAEAEAHYAQVLEAYEAAMQTVQALGQG
- a CDS encoding MvdC/MvdD family ATP grasp protein; the protein is MILVVSYPGEEHTDDVVSRLERAGREVVRIDLADFPAASGLSCTWEPGAPDAYRVHTPQGEVDLARARAGWWRRVRAHTLDPLVRDPDAVAFALSETNEAVSGMLDALGCPWMNPREADAAAHHKPLQWAVARQVGLTLPRTLVTTRPDDARAFIAELGVGKVVFKAFIAILEAWRETRLVEAQDLEQLDSVRFAPVIFQEYVPGVDLRIIAVGGKLYTAELDAQDTSYPVDMRMVIGEAKVRPAELPRALEDRLLALQRRLGLVYGAIDMRRTPDGEYVFFEVNPAGQWMFAQERTGLPISQAVADHLAVMADAGAREVVRR